In the Quercus lobata isolate SW786 chromosome 5, ValleyOak3.0 Primary Assembly, whole genome shotgun sequence genome, one interval contains:
- the LOC115990676 gene encoding uncharacterized protein LOC115990676: MAGLDEMWVRFSLSEEEERGAEVSQQRVLIVHMLAGKFLTKRVLNVDVVARTFKPLWKLIGELKIRDVGDNILLFEFEDNLDLERVLEFEPWSYDKHLVVFQKAIDAELGPLLDYSFTTFWMQIHNIPPAFVTQETGETIGSTLGTVVQVADLEDDGTGGEFLRVRIKLDISRPLPRCCKL, translated from the coding sequence ATGGCTGGGTTAGATGAGATGTGGGTGAGGTTTTCTTTGTCGGAGGAAGAAGAACGTGGGGCAGAAGTATCACAACAGAGGGTGTTGATTGTCCATATGTTGGCAGGTAAGTTCCTTACAAAGAGGGTGTTGAACGTCGATGTCGTGGCCCGCACGTTTAAACCCCTGTGGAAACTAATTGGAGAGCTTAAGATTCGGGACGTTGGCGACAACATTCTGCTGTTTGAGTTTGAAGATAATCTTGATCTGGAACGGGTTCTTGAATTTGAACCTTGGTCGTATGACAAACACTTGGTGGTCTTTCAAAAGGCCATTGATGCTGAGTTGGGGCCTTTGCTGGATTATTCTTTCACTACCTTTTGGATGCAAATACACAATATACCACCTGCCTTTGTTACTCAGGAAACAGGTGAGACTATAGGAAGCACGTTGGGTACAGTGGTGCAGGTGGCGGACCTTGAAGACGACGGAACGGGGGGTGAGTTTTTAAGGGTGCGGATTAAGCTTGATATCTCTCGACCTCTGCCTCGCTGTTGTAAGCTCTAG
- the LOC115993125 gene encoding protein SRG1-like isoform X1, producing MESTTEVNLGKSIIVPSVQQLSKEPIINIPARYVRDDQEDPLIVSHDSSLPSVPVIDLERLDVEDCMNSELDRIHSACKDWGFFQVVNHGVSTSLLEEIRTQIESFFKLPYEEKKKLWQQPNHQEGFGQLFVVSDEQKLDWSDMFFITTQPHDIRRGDLFDKLPTKLRGALETYSIEVKKLAMTILGYMAKTLKMDAEEMRELFNDGVQTMRMNYYPCCPEPDKTIGITPHSDADALTVVFQLNETEGLQIRKEGRWIPVKPLPNAFIVNIGDIMEIVSNGIYRSIEHRATVNSTKERLSIATFHSSNINSELGPAPSLIDPDNPANFRRISMEKYRKEFFARKLDGKSYLDFMRIENGEGNTY from the exons ATGGAGTCAACAACAGAAGTTAACCTTGGAAAATCTATAATAGTGCCTAGTGTCCAGCAGCTGAGCAAGGAGCCAATCATCAACATCCCAGCTAGGTACGTGCGAGATGATCAGGAGGACCCTTTGATTGTCTCTCATGACTCATCACTTCCATCGGTGCCAGTTATCGATCTTGAGAGATTGGATGTTGAAGATTGCATGAATTCTGAATTGGACAGAATTCACTCTGCTTGCAAAGACTGGGGATTCTTCCAG GTTGTAAACCATGGAGTTAGTACTTCATTGCTGGAAGAAATCCGGACACAGATTGAGAGTTTTTTCAAACTTCCAtatgaagaaaagaagaagctatGGCAGCAGCCAAACCATCAAGAGGGCTTTGGGCAGCTCTTTGTGGTGTCAGATGAGCAGAAGCTAGACTGGTCAGACATGTTCTTTATAACTACCCAACCACATGATATAAGGAGGGGTGACCTATTTGACAAGCTTCCAACAAAGCTCAG AGGGGCCTTGGAAACGTACTCTATAGAAGTGAAGAAGTTGGCCATGACAATCTTAGGTTATATGGCTAAAACTCTGAAGATGGATGCTGAGGAAATGAGAGAGCTGTTTAATGATGGAGTTCAGACAATGAGAATGAATTACTATCCTTGTTGCCCAGAACCAGATAAGACCATTGGGATTACTCCTCATTCTGATGCTGATGCTCTAACGGTTGTTTTTCAGCTCAATGAAACTGAAGGCCTCCAGATCAGGAAGGAAGGGAGATGGATTCCTGTTAAACCTCTTCCAAATGCTTTTATAGTCAATATTGGTGATATCATGGAG ATTGTGAGCAATGGCATATATCGAAGCATTGAGCATAGGGCAACAGTAAATTCTACAAAAGAGAGGCTCTCCATTGCTACATTTCATAGTTCCAATATAAACTCAGAACTTGGTCCTGCACCTAGCCTTATTGACCCTGACAACCCAGCAAATTTTCGAAGAATTTCTATGGAAAAGTACCGTAAGGAATTTTTTGCTCGAAAACTAGATGGCAAGTCATATCTTGACTTCATGAGAATAGAAAATGGGGAGGGCAACACCTATTGA
- the LOC115993125 gene encoding protein SRG1-like isoform X2, giving the protein MNSELDRIHSACKDWGFFQVVNHGVSTSLLEEIRTQIESFFKLPYEEKKKLWQQPNHQEGFGQLFVVSDEQKLDWSDMFFITTQPHDIRRGDLFDKLPTKLRGALETYSIEVKKLAMTILGYMAKTLKMDAEEMRELFNDGVQTMRMNYYPCCPEPDKTIGITPHSDADALTVVFQLNETEGLQIRKEGRWIPVKPLPNAFIVNIGDIMEIVSNGIYRSIEHRATVNSTKERLSIATFHSSNINSELGPAPSLIDPDNPANFRRISMEKYRKEFFARKLDGKSYLDFMRIENGEGNTY; this is encoded by the exons ATGAATTCTGAATTGGACAGAATTCACTCTGCTTGCAAAGACTGGGGATTCTTCCAG GTTGTAAACCATGGAGTTAGTACTTCATTGCTGGAAGAAATCCGGACACAGATTGAGAGTTTTTTCAAACTTCCAtatgaagaaaagaagaagctatGGCAGCAGCCAAACCATCAAGAGGGCTTTGGGCAGCTCTTTGTGGTGTCAGATGAGCAGAAGCTAGACTGGTCAGACATGTTCTTTATAACTACCCAACCACATGATATAAGGAGGGGTGACCTATTTGACAAGCTTCCAACAAAGCTCAG AGGGGCCTTGGAAACGTACTCTATAGAAGTGAAGAAGTTGGCCATGACAATCTTAGGTTATATGGCTAAAACTCTGAAGATGGATGCTGAGGAAATGAGAGAGCTGTTTAATGATGGAGTTCAGACAATGAGAATGAATTACTATCCTTGTTGCCCAGAACCAGATAAGACCATTGGGATTACTCCTCATTCTGATGCTGATGCTCTAACGGTTGTTTTTCAGCTCAATGAAACTGAAGGCCTCCAGATCAGGAAGGAAGGGAGATGGATTCCTGTTAAACCTCTTCCAAATGCTTTTATAGTCAATATTGGTGATATCATGGAG ATTGTGAGCAATGGCATATATCGAAGCATTGAGCATAGGGCAACAGTAAATTCTACAAAAGAGAGGCTCTCCATTGCTACATTTCATAGTTCCAATATAAACTCAGAACTTGGTCCTGCACCTAGCCTTATTGACCCTGACAACCCAGCAAATTTTCGAAGAATTTCTATGGAAAAGTACCGTAAGGAATTTTTTGCTCGAAAACTAGATGGCAAGTCATATCTTGACTTCATGAGAATAGAAAATGGGGAGGGCAACACCTATTGA
- the LOC115993126 gene encoding protein SRG1-like: MESKTEVIPGKSIIVPSVQELTKKPIINIPARYVRDDQDPLIGSYDPSLPSVPVIDVERLDVEDYMNSELDRLHSACKDWGFFQVVNHGVSTSLLEEIRTQNESFFKLPYEEKKKLWQQPNHQEGFGQLFVVSDEQKLDWSDMFFITTRPHNIRRVDLFDKLPPKFRETLETYSIEVKKLAMTILGYMAKALKMEAEEMRELFNDGVQTMRMNYYPPCPEPDKAIGLTPHSDADALTVVFQLNETEGLQIRKEGNWVPVKPLPNAFVVNIGDSMEIVSNGIYRSIEHRATVNSTNERLSIATFHSSNLDSELGPAPSLIGPDNPANFRRVSMEKYFKDLFARKLDGKSYLHFMRTENGEGNTC, encoded by the exons ATGGAGTCAAAAACAGAAGTAATTCCTGGAAAATCTATAATAGTGCCTAGTGTCCAGGAGCTGACCAAGAAGCCCATCATCAACATCCCAGCTAGGTACGTTCGAGATGATCAGGACCCTTTGATTGGCTCTTATGACCCATCACTTCCATCGGTGCCAGTTATTGATGTTGAGAGATTGGATGTTGAAGATTACATGAATTCTGAATTGGATAGACTCCACTCTGCTTGCAAAGACTGGGGATTCTTCCAG GTTGTAAACCATGGAGTTAGTACTTCATTGCTGGAAGAAATCCGGACACAGAATGAGAGTTTTTTCAAGCTTCCAtatgaagaaaagaagaagctatGGCAGCAGCCAAACCATCAAGAGGGCTTTGGGCAGCTCTTTGTGGTGTCAGACGAGCAGAAGCTAGACTGGTCAGACATGTTCTTTATAACTACGCGACCGCATAATATAAGGAGGGTTGACTTATTTGACAAGCTTCCACCAAAGTTCAG AGAGACCTTGGAAACGTACTCTATAGAAGTGAAGAAGCTGGCCATGACAATCTTAGGTTATATGGCTAAAGCTTTGAAGATGGAGGCTGAGGAAATGAGAGAGTTATTTAATGATGGAGTTCAGACAATGAGAATGAATTACTATCCTCCATGCCCTGAACCAGATAAGGCCATTGGGTTGACTCCTCATTCCGATGCTGATGCTCTAACAGTTGTTTTTCAGCTCAATGAAACTGAAGGCCTCCAGATCCGGAAGGAAGGAAATTGGGTTCCTGTTAAACCTCTTCCAAATGCTTTTGTAGTCAATATTGGTGATAGCATGGAG ATTGTGAGCAATGGCATATATCGAAGCATTGAGCATAGAGCAACAGTAAATTCTACAAATGAGAGGCTCTCAATTGCTACATTTCACAGTTCCAATCTAGACTCGGAACTGGGTCCTGCTCCTAGCCTTATTGGCCCTGACAACCCAGCAAATTTTCGAAGAGTTTCTATGGAGAAGTACTTCAAGGACCTTTTTGCTCGAAAACTAGATGGCAAGTCATATCTTCACTTCATGAGAACAGAAAATGGGGAGGGCAACACCTGCTGA
- the LOC115993124 gene encoding protein SRG1-like has product MESQAEVNFGKSIIVPSVQELTKEPIFNIPARYVRDDQEDPLIVSYDPSLPSVPVIDLERLDVEAYMNSELDSLHSACKDWGFFQVVNHGVSTSLLEEFRTQIDSFFKLPYEEKKNLWQEPNNQEGFGQLFVVSDEQKLDWSDMFYITTLPHNIRRGHLFDKLQPKLRETLETYSIEVEKLALTILGHMAKALKMDVEEMRELFSDGVQSMRMNYYPQCPEPDKAIGFTPHSDADALTILCQVNETEGLQIRKEGRWVLVKPLPNAFVVNIGDIMEIVSNGIYRSIEHRAIVNSTKERLSIATFYSSNLDSELGPAPSLIGPGNPANFRRVPLEKYFKEFFARKLSGKSYLDFMRIENGEGNTS; this is encoded by the exons ATGGAGTCACAAGCAGAAGTTAACTTTGGAAAATCTATCATAGTACCTAGCGTCCAGGAGCTAACCAAGGAACCCATCTTCAACATTCCAGCTAGGTACGTGCGAGATGATCAGGAGGACCCTTTGATTGTCTCTTATGACCCATCACTTCCATCTGTGCCGGTTATCGATCTTGAGAGATTGGATGTTGAAGCTTACATGAATTCTGAATTGGACAGCCTTCACTCTGCTTGTAAAGATTGGGGATTCTTTCAG GTTGTGAACCATGGAGTCAGTACTTCATTGCTGGAAGAATTCCGGACACaaattgatagttttttcaaaCTTCCAtatgaagaaaagaagaatcttTGGCAGGAGCCAAACAATCAAGAGGGCTTTGGGCAGCTCTTTGTGGTGTCAGATGAGCAGAAGCTAGACTGGTCAGACATGTTCTATATAACTACCCTTCCACATAATATAAGGAGGGGTCACCTATTTGACAAGCTTCAGCCAAAGCTCAG AGAGACCTTGGAAACTTACTCTATAGAAGTGGAGAAGCTGGCCTTGACAATCTTAGGACACATGGCTAAGGCTTTGAAAATGGATGTTGAGGAAATGAGAGAGCTGTTTAGTGATGGAGTTCAGTCAATGAGAATGAATTACTATCCTCAATGCCCTGAACCAGATAAGGCCATTGGGTTCACTCCTCATTCTGATGCTGATGCTCTAACAATTCTCTGTCAGGTCAATGAAACTGAAGGCCTTCAGATCCGTAAAGAGGGGAGATGGGTTCTTGTTAAACCTCTTCCAAATGCTTTTGTAGTCAATATTGGTGATATCATGGAG ATTGTGAGCAATGGCATATATCGGAGCATTGAGCATAGGGCAATAGTAAATTCAACAAAAGAGAGGCTCTCCATTGCTACATTTTATAGTTCCAATCTAGACTCGGAACTGGGTCCTGCACCTAGCCTTATTGGTCCTGGCAACCCAGCAAATTTCCGGCGAGTTCCTTTGGAGAAGTACTTTAAGGAATTCTTTGCTCGAAAACTAAGTGGCAAGTCGTACCTTGATTTCATGAGAATAGAAAATGGGGAGGGCAACACCAGTTGA